attttcagcgcagatttcaaaacgttctttggaatgtagtagtcaaaaatgtcaaactttacgatgaaaaaacCAAATGgcgtctaaaacaatcagatacGTCAAAGCTTAAAacataagtagtgacctaagtacaAGATCGATACAAACACATGGGATcgaagatttttgtttttttaatcctttttcttaaatctatttttaacgaatttattgttgtaaatgATGTTTGAGTGTATAGAATATATCTTAATATCAACGGGGCACGACGAGCTTTATTTTTTACCAATGAAATTTAGTCAAGCAATGGAAAAGAGAGTCTacctttcaataataattttgaaatatgaatctGATTTACAATTTTACACCTTGTAAAGAGGTTGCAAAGTAAGAGATTCTATCAAAATAGAAGTTATTGCTAGTTGGCCgattgtgttaaattatttcgattttaagtgaggatctgtatttaaataatataatagttatcaCACTACACATTACAATTTGTCGACTTGGTTAGACGTCAcgactagtgaatgcaatcccgatctcgcgggatcccgatctcgcgagatcccgtgtattttttcgggatcaatcccgaagcataatatgacgagatcccgttcgggattgtcggagagggcattttcagcagctggctacattgcaatagacttaagatgccgattagaagctcgtactattgatacactttgtattttaagaggctactttcaaaatgccatttgattactttttatttagatctcctggagctacacctacttttttgattatgttcatgttattacacctgttaattatgttacgttgttagtaatattgaaaaataaaggcttttattttctttcaaataataatttattgcattcactatcacacacatataacatattattaaacaagccgttcgaattgtattatttttactaactagacgggatcccgaaaatctcgggatcccgcgggattgatatttctgatcgcgagggatctcgagttgacgatctcgagtcgggattgcattccctagtcaCGACACAGTCGTGCCAGCAGTCGTACTTGGAACTGGCATTTTATTGAAGCTATATTTAAAGCACTATAATATCGGCTGTTAGCGACGGTTGATACTTACGGGAAATTCCTATTGAGATCGATACCCCAGCATCTCCAAGTTAGTCTGCGCCTGTTCTTGGCCCAGTTACGCTGCACGTGCAGGCTGTGGTTGTACCCGTCGGGGTTCAGCAGCGGCAGGAAGTACCTGCCGCACCGACTACCGTTAGTGCTTGTAGTGCGTACTGTTGTTACTGTTGTAGTGCCGGCCCGCTCGCCACACCACTACTACATTGATACTAGTATATACTAGTGTCCACCAGTATCAATGTTGGTCAACAGTAGATTCACTTGACTCACTTGACTGCCAACTGAGCGGCACTAGGCGGCCTCACTCATCGGTGCTAGTGGTACTAGTAGTGTTACCGACGCTACTAGTCGGTGGCCGGGTGAGAGCACTTCCAGTTCTGTCTCTATCTACAACTTGATTCACATGCCATGAGTGTAAAACACAAAACTAGTTTTTACAGTCGCTATTACTCGCGACATGTGCAAAGAGTGGTGTGGACTGGAGGGTGGTGGCACGTGACGGCGTGTAGTGGCACTCACCAATCCTTGTTCTGTATGTGGAACGGTTGCTGTGTAAAGTTGTGCACGATGGACTCGAGGAAGAACAGCACGGCGACGACACTGGAGTGGTCCCGGCCCACGGTGCCGCCGTCTATCAGTATGCGCGGCTTCCTGTCGCCCGTCACTATCGACCCCACCTGCACGATCAACCTTCTACTGATGCCATCCACTATTCTCACTGGCAGTCATGGAGAAACACCAATGCATACTAAATAAGCTCACCATTATCGCATTTCGTTTCGAAGAGTTGCCGTAACtttttaagtgaaaataataGTAGGTAAAAGATAAATCTTTGAGGTAATTGATGAGTTCAGGCAGCGTGGGCGCTCTGTGCCAGTTGAGAGGGGTGACCCGCCGCCGTCCGTCTGCGCCCTCGCCGCTGCCCGCTGCCGAGCACACATATACACGCTATAATCCAGCTTTTATGTTATCTGTGTGCGAAATGTGTCATTAACAATCTATGTTGTAGAACTGTAATATAATGTGCAGAGTTGCAGACCGtgtatattgtgtgtgtgtAGCGTGTGTATAGGAGGTATGCACAGGGTGGACGGGTGGGATCACGGGTAGATACTGTTACCGGCAGGGGAGTGTGCCGGGGGCGGCGGGCGCCAGTCCTCGCCCAGGTAGTCGTACACGGTAGCGCGCTCCACGTCCTCCGGCAGCTCTGAGCATGCAACATACAACAAGCAGCGTCCTCAATCAATGTATCTCGTACAACATCAATACCAGTTTGTTACCGACACCTACTGTCACCTACCTCCATCGTCAAGATTCTCTATAACTTCTTCATCGAATGGTGCATCATGATAAACTTGCGTAACGTTACTACCGCTTTGTCCTTCTTCACCTGAAGCgcctgaaaaatataaattacgtaCTAAGAGGTACGTAAGTATATTTGATTAAGTGCTCCCATTGGTTTGGAATGTTTTATTTACCCCAAacgattaataataaaaatagctgCCTCCGAAACATGtccttatataaaaaaataaaatactgagaAATATGAAATTTATACCTTTTTCTTTTATCATACCGGGAGAGCAAATATGATTATTGACAAAATTAATGATGCAGTGCGCGTGTAATCGTGGTCGTGACATTAACGGCGTCA
Above is a window of Anticarsia gemmatalis isolate Benzon Research Colony breed Stoneville strain chromosome 19, ilAntGemm2 primary, whole genome shotgun sequence DNA encoding:
- the LOC142980855 gene encoding zinc carboxypeptidase A 1-like isoform X2, with the protein product MFRRQLFLLLIVWGASGEEGQSGSNVTQVYHDAPFDEEVIENLDDGELPEDVERATVYDYLGEDWRPPPPAHSPAAGSGEGADGRRRVTPLNWHRAPTLPELINYLKDLSFTYYYFHLKSYGNSSKRNAIMVGSIVTGDRKPRILIDGGTVGRDHSSVVAVLFFLESIVHNFTQQPFHIQNKDWYFLPLLNPDGYNHSLHVQRNWAKNRRRLTWRCWGIDLNRNFPSGSTFNLLHYGDWCKGKFSIMCNPHYCGPSPFSEPESKAFQRLTVEYHFTAYFCIQSGGFKVIYPTSPTGGSDHMMHMIYTRTLANTLSMVGNNKYGNARVAQQGTAIGYMFHHDVLHSYIIKTQHTIYPAAVEVRGCLLRFASMFASVDNKWHG
- the LOC142980855 gene encoding zinc carboxypeptidase A 1-like isoform X1, encoding MFRRQLFLLLIVWGASGEEGQSGSNVTQVYHDAPFDEEVIENLDDGELPEDVERATVYDYLGEDWRPPPPAHSPAAGSGEGADGRRRVTPLNWHRAPTLPELINYLKDLSFTYYYFHLKSYGNSSKRNAIMVGSIVTGDRKPRILIDGGTVGRDHSSVVAVLFFLESIVHNFTQQPFHIQNKDWYFLPLLNPDGYNHSLHVQRNWAKNRRRLTWRCWGIDLNRNFPSGSTFNLLHYGDWCKGKFSIMCNPHYCGPSPFSEPESKAFQRLTVEYHFTAYFCIQSGGFKVIYPTSPTGGSDHMMHMIYTRTLANVLRSWTLDPVYFVNSASNSKYLTMACPRGISSPSEGNFQKSSFSAPSVYILRNLHQPNFNFLRSVLSIVPCTSVSKSMTEEFYNITS